One Paracidovorax avenae ATCC 19860 genomic region harbors:
- a CDS encoding calcium-binding protein, with the protein MRGSLEGWGNDIIRTVNDLFLQALNWIAPKDPLVLDLDGDGIEAVGIDPTRPILFDHDGDGTRNATGWIKGDDGIVVLDRNGNGLIDSGRELFGDQTLREGAQAGQGMFYANGYEALAGQDGNGDGVIDAADTAYGQLRIWKDVNQDGISQVGELHTLSDLGIARLNVKGQRSSIDLGNGNTQPWSGSFTRMDGSQGMSGVAEVSGSLLLASNNFYREFPDDPVPTAAAQALPQMGGAGWARDLREAMSLGNDKSQALQEKVQAFAAGTTRDAQMAAVDGLITEWARSSGKLVETLRFHSLYFDAATHQWDIATPDTPIDPRHLPGTEGTLSVDMPDVGTLWTDPATGQQRPLTEEDRTALYKKLNALEVFNGTRFVTFDRNVRPDSSEGSGGTPVGGSSGSGNGGGGSGGGGSGAEADLTYRVSARISTTQLELLAQSYEQLRESVYAALVTQTRLRPYLDSVELLVDEKGIRFDTSALSSMLEAKKGASERDGLIDLVELIEYQGPVVGAVGFDGVGLLSRWIESLPADAPLRSELPALRVFMATATTGSDRNDIYLGDNGANSFSSGAGDDWLRGLEGNDHLAAGSGNDVLEGGAGDDSLQGQAGNDRLLGGEGADVLQGGDGDDVLEGGAGNDILAGGVYDTWNGNYSGAGNDTYLFGRGDGQDIIIDDDATVGNLDKLVFKTGVAVADVLAVRDGDALILKINGTTDQVRIDSYFSNDGMNNRQIEEIRFTDSATTVWKLADIKARMLTGTAGNDTIIGYATADTINGDDGNDTLEGRGGNDLLEGGAGNDSLYGQAGNDRLLGGDGADVLQGGDGDDVLDGGAGNDILAGGVYDTWNGSFRGAGNDTYLFGRGDGQDTIYNDDAAAGHLDKLVFKAGVKPADVQIERQDNELVLRIAGSDDQVRVINYFLDDAAGGWALGGIGFEDDAQTLWSVQDVKLMALQGTAGGNRIVGYASDDTLQGLDGNDTLEGRGGNDLLEGGAGNDSLYGQAGNDRLLGGDGADVLQGGDGDDVLDGGAGNDILAGGVYDTWNGSFRGAGNDTYLFGRGSQADRIVDEDSTPGNVDVLSVGPGVATDQLWFRREGNDLEVSIIGTEDRATIANWYAGSANHLEKIQTSDGKVLLDSQVDALVSAMAAFAPPAAGQTTLPNDYATTLQPKIAANWQ; encoded by the coding sequence GTGAGAGGCTCCCTGGAGGGGTGGGGCAACGACATCATTCGCACAGTTAATGACCTGTTCCTCCAAGCACTTAATTGGATTGCGCCAAAGGACCCCCTGGTCCTCGACCTGGACGGCGACGGCATAGAAGCGGTAGGCATCGACCCCACCCGCCCCATCCTCTTCGACCACGACGGCGATGGCACCAGGAACGCCACGGGCTGGATCAAGGGCGACGACGGCATCGTGGTGCTGGATCGCAACGGCAACGGCCTGATCGATTCGGGGCGCGAGCTGTTCGGCGACCAGACGCTGCGCGAGGGGGCGCAGGCGGGCCAGGGCATGTTCTATGCCAACGGCTACGAAGCCCTGGCAGGGCAGGACGGCAATGGCGACGGCGTGATCGACGCGGCGGACACGGCCTATGGCCAGCTGCGGATCTGGAAGGACGTGAACCAGGACGGCATCAGCCAGGTGGGCGAGCTGCACACGCTGTCCGACCTGGGCATCGCGCGCCTCAACGTCAAGGGCCAGCGCAGCAGCATCGACCTGGGCAACGGCAACACCCAGCCCTGGAGCGGCAGCTTCACGCGCATGGACGGCAGCCAGGGCATGAGCGGCGTGGCAGAGGTCTCGGGCAGCCTGCTGCTGGCCAGCAACAACTTCTATCGGGAGTTCCCCGACGACCCGGTGCCGACCGCCGCGGCACAAGCCCTGCCGCAGATGGGCGGCGCGGGGTGGGCACGCGACCTGCGCGAAGCCATGAGCCTGGGCAACGACAAGTCGCAGGCGCTGCAGGAGAAGGTGCAGGCCTTTGCGGCGGGCACGACGCGCGACGCGCAGATGGCGGCGGTCGATGGGCTGATCACCGAGTGGGCGCGGTCTTCGGGCAAGCTCGTGGAGACCTTGCGTTTCCACAGCCTGTATTTCGATGCGGCCACGCACCAGTGGGACATCGCGACGCCCGACACCCCCATCGACCCACGCCACCTGCCCGGCACGGAGGGCACGTTGTCGGTGGACATGCCCGATGTGGGAACGCTGTGGACGGATCCGGCGACGGGGCAGCAAAGGCCGCTGACGGAGGAGGACCGGACGGCGCTGTACAAGAAGCTCAATGCGCTGGAGGTGTTCAACGGCACGCGCTTCGTGACCTTCGACCGCAACGTGCGTCCTGATTCCAGCGAAGGCAGTGGTGGTACGCCGGTAGGTGGCAGCTCAGGCAGTGGCAATGGTGGTGGGGGCAGTGGTGGTGGGGGCAGTGGCGCGGAAGCCGACCTGACCTACCGGGTGTCCGCCCGCATTTCCACGACCCAGTTGGAACTGCTGGCCCAGAGCTATGAGCAACTGCGCGAGAGCGTGTATGCGGCGCTGGTGACGCAGACGAGGCTCAGGCCGTACCTGGACAGCGTGGAGCTGTTGGTGGACGAGAAGGGGATTCGTTTCGACACGTCGGCGCTGTCGTCGATGCTGGAGGCGAAGAAGGGGGCCAGCGAGCGTGATGGTTTGATTGATCTGGTTGAACTCATTGAATATCAGGGGCCAGTGGTTGGCGCTGTTGGATTCGACGGGGTCGGACTTCTTTCGCGTTGGATTGAATCCTTGCCAGCCGATGCGCCATTACGGTCGGAGTTGCCCGCCCTAAGGGTTTTCATGGCCACTGCGACGACAGGCTCCGACCGGAACGACATTTACTTGGGAGATAACGGCGCAAATAGTTTTTCTTCCGGAGCTGGAGATGATTGGCTTAGGGGCCTGGAGGGCAACGACCATTTGGCTGCTGGCAGCGGTAATGACGTGCTCGAAGGAGGTGCGGGCGATGATTCGCTGCAGGGCCAGGCGGGTAACGACCGACTGCTGGGTGGCGAAGGCGCGGATGTGCTGCAAGGCGGCGATGGAGACGACGTGCTCGAAGGGGGGGCGGGCAACGACATCCTGGCCGGTGGCGTGTATGACACCTGGAACGGCAACTACAGCGGCGCGGGCAACGACACCTACCTGTTCGGCCGGGGAGATGGGCAAGACATCATCATCGACGACGACGCTACCGTGGGCAACCTGGACAAACTCGTCTTCAAGACCGGCGTGGCCGTGGCCGACGTGCTGGCCGTGCGCGACGGCGACGCCCTGATCCTCAAGATCAACGGCACCACCGACCAAGTGCGCATCGACAGCTACTTCAGCAACGACGGCATGAACAACCGGCAGATCGAGGAGATACGCTTCACCGACTCGGCCACCACCGTATGGAAGCTGGCAGACATCAAAGCCCGGATGCTCACCGGCACCGCAGGCAACGACACCATCATCGGCTACGCCACGGCGGACACCATCAACGGGGATGACGGCAACGACACGCTGGAAGGGCGTGGTGGCAACGACCTGCTCGAAGGTGGCGCGGGCAACGACTCGCTCTATGGCCAGGCAGGCAACGACCGGCTGCTGGGCGGCGATGGTGCGGACGTGCTGCAAGGCGGCGACGGAGACGACGTGCTCGATGGCGGCGCGGGCAATGACATCCTGGCCGGTGGCGTGTACGACACCTGGAACGGCAGCTTCCGAGGGGCGGGCAACGACACGTACCTGTTCGGCCGGGGCGACGGCCAGGACACGATCTACAACGACGATGCTGCCGCAGGCCACCTGGACAAGCTGGTGTTCAAGGCGGGCGTGAAGCCCGCAGACGTTCAGATCGAGCGCCAGGACAACGAACTGGTGCTGCGCATTGCCGGCAGCGATGACCAGGTGCGCGTGATCAACTACTTCCTGGACGATGCGGCTGGTGGCTGGGCGCTGGGCGGGATCGGCTTCGAGGACGATGCGCAGACGCTCTGGAGCGTGCAGGACGTGAAGCTGATGGCGCTGCAGGGCACGGCGGGTGGCAACCGCATCGTGGGCTATGCGAGCGACGACACGCTGCAGGGGCTGGACGGCAACGACACGCTGGAAGGGCGCGGCGGCAACGACCTGCTCGAAGGTGGCGCGGGCAACGACTCGCTCTATGGCCAGGCAGGCAACGACCGGCTGCTGGGCGGCGATGGTGCGGACGTGCTGCAAGGCGGCGACGGAGACGACGTGCTCGATGGCGGCGCGGGCAACGACATCCTGGCCGGCGGCGTGTACGACACCTGGAACGGCAGCTTTCGGGGGGCGGGCAACGACACGTACCTGTTCGGCCGGGGCTCGCAGGCTGACCGGATCGTCGATGAAGACTCCACGCCCGGCAATGTCGATGTGCTCTCCGTGGGACCGGGAGTCGCGACCGATCAGCTCTGGTTCCGCCGGGAAGGCAACGACCTGGAGGTGAGCATCATCGGTACGGAAGACCGGGCCACGATCGCGAACTGGTACGCGGGCAGCGCCAATCATCTGGAGAAGATCCAGACGTCCGACGGAAAGGTGCTGCTGGACAGCCAGGTGGATGCTCTGGTGTCGGCCATGGCGGCGTTTGCGCCTCCCGCTGCCGGGCAGACGACCTTGCCCAACGACTACGCCACCACACTGCAGCCGAAAATTGCAGCCAACTGGCAGTGA
- a CDS encoding HlyD family type I secretion periplasmic adaptor subunit, translating into MSAGTPMHSANEPAIPHEPAHTPAPRHPAIELLARYRDILRVAWAHRHELAGPRRLADEQAFLPAALSLQETPVHPAPRRLAWALIALLLIALAWSIFGKIDIVAVASGRIIVSDRTKLVQPLENSVIRRILVREGDHVEAGQALVQLDPTAAQADKTSFDETRRSAQSEWLRTRVLGDLVSRAARGEGGLRGAEAALPKTLVPREWSAEDADNARAQLAAEWSDVTARLSKFAAERARREAEIATVRAMIDKLDATLPIVRQRERDFQALADQGFMSGHANQDRMRERIELERDLGTQQARLHEAQAALQETQQTRDAYLAETRRTLSERQSQAELKRLQSAQEWNKAALRERLATLVAPVSGTVQQLAAHTEGGVVTEAQALMVIVPDGAHVSAEVTLENKDIGFVEPGQDVTIKLETFPFTRYGTVPAHVETVTRDAVNDEKRGAIFPALLKLDQAFINVDGKDIKLAPGMNLTAEIKTGQRRVIEYLLSPIQKAGNESLRER; encoded by the coding sequence ATGAGCGCGGGCACCCCCATGCACAGCGCCAACGAGCCGGCCATCCCCCACGAACCCGCACACACGCCAGCCCCGCGCCACCCCGCCATCGAACTGCTCGCACGCTACCGGGACATCCTGCGCGTGGCCTGGGCGCATCGCCACGAACTCGCCGGGCCGCGCCGGCTGGCCGACGAGCAGGCGTTCCTGCCGGCCGCATTGAGCCTGCAGGAAACCCCCGTCCATCCCGCACCGCGGCGCCTTGCCTGGGCGCTCATCGCGCTCTTACTCATTGCGCTGGCCTGGTCCATCTTCGGCAAGATCGACATCGTTGCCGTCGCGTCCGGCCGCATCATCGTGAGCGACCGCACCAAGCTCGTGCAGCCGCTGGAAAACAGCGTCATCCGGCGCATCCTGGTGCGCGAGGGCGACCATGTGGAGGCGGGGCAGGCCCTGGTGCAGCTCGACCCCACCGCAGCGCAGGCCGACAAGACCAGCTTCGACGAAACCCGGCGCTCGGCGCAATCCGAATGGCTGCGCACGCGCGTGCTGGGAGACCTGGTGTCGCGCGCTGCCCGGGGAGAGGGCGGCCTGCGCGGTGCGGAAGCTGCGCTGCCCAAAACATTGGTGCCCAGGGAATGGAGCGCCGAGGATGCGGACAACGCCCGGGCCCAGCTGGCCGCCGAGTGGAGCGACGTCACGGCGCGCCTCTCGAAGTTCGCGGCCGAGCGGGCCCGCCGCGAAGCGGAGATCGCCACCGTGCGCGCCATGATCGACAAGCTCGATGCCACCCTGCCCATTGTGCGGCAGCGCGAGCGCGACTTCCAGGCGCTGGCGGACCAGGGCTTCATGTCCGGCCACGCCAACCAGGACCGCATGCGCGAGCGCATCGAACTCGAACGCGACCTGGGCACGCAGCAGGCGCGGCTGCACGAGGCGCAGGCGGCCCTGCAGGAAACGCAGCAGACGCGGGATGCCTACCTGGCAGAAACCCGCCGCACCTTGAGCGAGCGGCAGTCCCAGGCCGAACTCAAGCGCCTGCAGAGCGCGCAGGAGTGGAACAAGGCCGCATTGCGCGAGCGCCTGGCCACCCTGGTGGCGCCCGTGAGCGGCACCGTGCAGCAGCTGGCCGCGCACACCGAGGGCGGCGTGGTGACCGAAGCGCAGGCGCTCATGGTCATCGTGCCCGACGGAGCGCACGTGAGCGCCGAGGTCACGCTGGAGAACAAGGACATCGGCTTCGTGGAGCCTGGCCAGGACGTGACCATCAAGCTGGAGACCTTCCCCTTCACGCGCTATGGCACGGTGCCCGCGCACGTGGAAACCGTCACGCGCGACGCCGTCAACGACGAAAAGCGCGGAGCGATCTTCCCCGCGCTGCTCAAGCTCGACCAGGCGTTCATCAACGTGGATGGCAAGGACATCAAGCTCGCGCCGGGCATGAACCTGACCGCGGAGATCAAGACGGGCCAGCGCCGGGTCATCGAATACCTGCTGAGCCCGATCCAGAAGGCCGGCAACGAGAGCCTGCGCGAGCGCTGA
- a CDS encoding IS5 family transposase produces MSPRSALKFDLFAEASRQHKRDEVGDPLQVIARHIDFAELARLVDALIERGDGRKGGRPAYPIEVMVRILVLKRLYNLSDEQMEYQLLDRASYQRFCLLQDAMNVPDRNTIWRFGERLGVDGATALFQGVDAQLHRHGYIARGGQAIDATLVPAPRQRLDRQEREALAEGRTPDWSEAERRQKDVDATHTKKHGKGYFGYKLSVSVDLKHGFIRRIATGTASEHDGHHFDEVLDLHNTGRAVHTDKAYASRQRQQLLKVLGLVDAMQRRARPGKPLSECQQRRNQRIAKKRAKVEHVFAGLRHLGGKFVRTIGQTRATVAMTMMAACYNLKRLASFLHRQVDAFFKPSAAKARVRLQPSKA; encoded by the coding sequence ATCTCTCCTCGCAGCGCCTTGAAGTTCGATCTGTTTGCCGAGGCGTCGCGCCAGCATAAGAGAGATGAAGTGGGCGATCCGTTGCAGGTGATCGCGCGGCACATCGACTTCGCCGAGCTGGCGCGGCTGGTGGATGCACTCATCGAGCGCGGCGATGGCCGCAAGGGTGGTCGGCCGGCCTATCCCATCGAGGTGATGGTGCGCATCCTGGTCTTGAAGCGCCTGTACAACCTGTCGGACGAGCAGATGGAATACCAGTTGCTGGACCGGGCGAGCTATCAGCGCTTTTGTCTGCTGCAAGACGCGATGAACGTGCCGGACCGCAACACGATCTGGCGCTTCGGCGAGCGGCTGGGCGTTGACGGGGCGACGGCGTTGTTCCAGGGTGTGGATGCGCAACTGCACCGCCATGGCTACATCGCCCGTGGCGGACAGGCCATCGATGCCACGCTGGTGCCCGCGCCCCGCCAGCGCCTGGACAGGCAGGAGCGCGAGGCCCTGGCCGAAGGCAGAACGCCCGATTGGAGCGAGGCCGAGCGCCGGCAAAAGGATGTGGACGCCACGCACACGAAGAAGCACGGCAAGGGCTACTTCGGCTACAAGCTCAGCGTGAGCGTGGACCTCAAGCACGGCTTCATCCGCAGGATCGCCACGGGCACGGCCAGCGAGCATGACGGACACCACTTCGACGAGGTGCTGGACCTGCACAACACCGGGCGTGCAGTGCATACGGACAAGGCCTACGCGAGCCGGCAGCGCCAGCAGCTACTCAAGGTGCTGGGCTTGGTGGACGCGATGCAACGCAGGGCTCGGCCGGGCAAGCCACTGAGCGAGTGCCAGCAAAGGCGCAACCAGCGCATCGCAAAGAAGCGTGCCAAGGTGGAGCATGTGTTTGCCGGTCTCCGTCACCTGGGCGGCAAGTTCGTTCGCACGATCGGGCAGACCCGCGCCACGGTGGCGATGACGATGATGGCTGCCTGCTACAACCTCAAGCGCCTGGCGTCGTTCCTGCATCGGCAAGTGGATGCGTTCTTCAAGCCATCGGCTGCCAAGGCACGGGTGCGCCTGCAACCGTCAAAAGCGTGA